A DNA window from Bdellovibrio sp. BCCA contains the following coding sequences:
- a CDS encoding RlmE family RNA methyltransferase has protein sequence MTYNPRDHYFRKAKQENFAARSVFKLEEIDKKYKLFKPGQTVLDLGASPGSWSQYASKSVGEKGRVLGVDLSPVTVKLNNAVFIQADLRDLNLEDIFKEHGFVPPFDLVLSDMAPKTTGIRMTDQARSMELCELALDVARRFLKKDGHFVCKLFHSDDFSKLRDEIKKTFHKCEAVKPDSTRKISKEIFLVGIGKK, from the coding sequence ATGACTTACAATCCTCGCGATCACTATTTTAGAAAAGCCAAGCAAGAAAACTTCGCCGCGCGCTCTGTTTTTAAACTCGAAGAGATCGACAAAAAATACAAACTCTTTAAACCGGGACAAACGGTTTTGGATTTGGGGGCTTCTCCAGGGTCGTGGTCGCAGTACGCCTCAAAGAGTGTCGGTGAAAAAGGACGTGTTTTGGGTGTTGATTTAAGCCCTGTCACAGTGAAGCTGAACAATGCTGTTTTTATTCAAGCCGATTTGCGTGATTTGAATCTTGAAGACATTTTCAAAGAGCACGGTTTTGTGCCGCCCTTTGATTTGGTTCTTTCCGATATGGCTCCAAAGACAACGGGCATTCGTATGACGGATCAGGCACGCTCGATGGAGCTTTGTGAGCTGGCGTTGGATGTGGCTCGTCGTTTTCTAAAAAAAGACGGTCACTTTGTTTGCAAACTATTTCACAGCGACGATTTTTCTAAGCTTCGCGATGAAATTAAGAAAACGTTCCATAAATGTGAGGCAGTGAAACCGGACTCAACACGTAAAATTTCCAAAGAAATCTTCCTCGTCGGCATCGGAAAAAAATGA
- a CDS encoding RluA family pseudouridine synthase — MIRIIFQNDFFVICDKESGVLSTPSRHEESDKRCCLGTALQDFLKQQIYPIHRLDFEVSGLVMYAKTPEAHRKANAWFEHKQVQKTYRALTTAQDYSHIPANVPNQKMAISLTQPGLKFEWKSHILRGKKRAYESAQGKDSLTLAEYLGVNEQGYLMWDLQPVTGRSHQLRFDLSRHGFPILGDKLYGSKVDWGVDRIALRAYKIDFSNAPGATPLGLPSDVTLTSL; from the coding sequence ATGATTCGCATTATTTTTCAGAACGATTTTTTCGTCATCTGTGACAAGGAAAGTGGTGTGCTTTCGACACCGAGCCGTCATGAAGAAAGCGATAAGCGGTGTTGTTTAGGCACTGCTTTGCAAGATTTTTTAAAGCAGCAAATCTATCCGATTCATCGTTTAGACTTCGAAGTTTCAGGCCTAGTGATGTATGCAAAGACGCCGGAAGCTCATCGCAAAGCCAATGCTTGGTTTGAACACAAACAAGTTCAAAAGACTTACAGAGCACTGACAACGGCGCAAGATTATTCCCACATTCCCGCCAATGTTCCTAACCAAAAAATGGCGATTTCACTTACACAGCCAGGTTTAAAATTTGAATGGAAATCGCACATTCTTCGAGGGAAAAAGCGCGCTTACGAAAGTGCGCAAGGTAAAGACAGTTTAACTCTTGCAGAGTACTTAGGAGTGAATGAACAGGGATATTTGATGTGGGATCTACAGCCTGTCACAGGTCGTTCACACCAACTGCGTTTTGATCTCAGTCGTCATGGTTTTCCCATTCTTGGTGATAAACTGTATGGATCAAAAGTAGATTGGGGAGTGGATCGGATCGCACTTCGCGCTTACAAAATTGATTTTTCCAATGCGCCCGGAGCAACGCCTTTAGGGCTTCCAAGTGATGTCACTTTGACATCACTTTAG